Genomic window (Drosophila sulfurigaster albostrigata strain 15112-1811.04 chromosome 2R, ASM2355843v2, whole genome shotgun sequence):
AGTAAATGCACTTTATCTAAATTGGGTATAATCGGGCTATATGCAAGTAGCGATATCAATTTCTTATCTGCGGTGTAATCTATGACTAATTTTTTGAAGCAACTACAATTTTAGGCTTTagtcattttgattttttcaattatggACAACACAGAAATTAACGTGAACTTTAAAGATATAAAATTGTTAGAATGGGTAAGCATAAAAAGCATTAAAACATATAATCTGAACTTGAATACATGTATTTTAAAGATCGGGGGAGGTGGCTTTGGAGAGGTACACAAAGGAATCTGGCGAATTCATGGTCAAAAAACAGATATTGCTGTGAAAATTACAACTTATGATTACAGAAATGAAAAGAACAAAGATAAAATCGCAGTCTTtcgaaaaatcgaaaatttacaaaaatgtatacatcCGAATATTATAAGATTGTACGGAGTCTCTAAAACAAGCGACAACagaatttgctttattttggaGTATGCAGATTGTGGATCACTCTACGAATTCTTGCACCGCACGAAGAGGGAAGCTTCGTTCAGCGAGAGGATTGATTGGATGCTACAATGTGCCaaggtattattttaaatgttctttATATTTTCCTTAACTCACATTCTTTGTAGGGTATAGAGTActtgcataaaaaaaacatagctCACCGGGATCTTAAGACGCAAAACTTGTTACTATTCAATGGATATCccacattgaaaatatgcgaTTTTGGTACAGTTAAAGAACTTGTGACAAATAATACCCACGATGTCGGGACTGTTTGTTACATGGCACCAGAagtttatgtatgtatatgtatgtatatatttgtttttgtaaaatattcatatttgaatatactataaaaatgaaaaatactcTGAAAAGTGTGATATGTTTAGCTTTGGAATCATATTTTGGGAAGTTATGTCAAGGAAGATGCCATTTTacgaatttaatgaaatgccTCCATTGgcaatccaaaaaaaaataattgaaggtAAAAGCATTTCAGATAAAAATATTcccttaattttattttattaaaattctcaGATAATCGTCCGAATTTAAATGACATTATGATTTACGAGAATTCTGATTGGGTTaaaccaataataaaaaaatgctgGGATCATGATCCAGAAAAGCGGCCAACGATGAAAGAGCTGTGTGATCGTCTCCCTAATtatgatatatacatattttttaacgAGATCCAATTTAGGATAGGTGTAAGAAGAAATAGTTAATTCCGACAGATTAACATCTAATATCgctaatttttattaatagatGAAGAGAGGCAGATATTGTGATTTTTTCACAGCAaattggcaaaacaaaaaaatttttgtacaacaaattaaagaCTATTTTGAAGAAGACGAAAAATCTTTCTTCAACGAAATTCGTAATTTGAAAAGGTTGAACCATccaaatattattacattatatGGTGCCTCCAAGCATCCCGACAATAGTTTATGCGTACTTTTTGAGTTTGCAGATTGTGGCTCACTTTATGATTGTATACATGATGATGATTACAAGATTTCATACTATCAGAAGCTGCGTTGGATGTTGCAATGTGCGAAGGTATGTTTAATGATATTGTTATGGCTGCGCTGTGAAAAAACTCactatattcttttttttaggcTTTGAAGTACTtgcatagaaaaaaaatagtcCATCGATCTCTAAGTACGCGCAATTTATTACTATTCGATAAGTATcgtgtattaaaaataagtgataTTTATCAAGTGAAGAAATTTCGTATTGTGCCAGATCCTTATTTGGCTCCAGAATACTGGgtaattatttttcaagtaagaaaaaaatacatatttcttaTATCTCTTTTATTCATATAGGACactaatgaaatatatacagaaaagtgtaatatatttagctttggcattatttttttggaagTAATGTTTAGGAAATGGCTAAATAATGGTAAGACCTGAAAATTATGTCCagatattcttttaaatttcataagaTTACAGATGTTCTTTCAGATTTCGTTAACATGAAAAAAACGTACGTTcgttttatgcaaataataaaaaagtgcTTAAATCTAAAACCAGAAAATAGACCAACTATGAAACGAATTGTGTCTTTTCTCGGATGCGATTATAGGCTTTGCATTAATGTGGACCATGCTGATTTGGGATTAAAGGATTTGGTATTTGTAAGCAACTACAGATCTAAcaatcaatataatattttatgatgtTGATATTTACAGACTGGCTGTGCCTGTAGTACGTTTTGCACAGCATTGTGGAGACGTTCTGAATCTAATGGTTTAGTAAAACATGATGATATAACTGATTTATTAACGACAAAGGTGTCACTAAAAGAAATTAACTGCAATAAGAAACTGAAATGGGAAATTCTGAGAGAAGTCCCCAAGCTTTTAGGTCTAGCTCATGAGAATATCGCCACATTATACGGagtttctttaaattattcgAATAAAATTTGCATGGTTGTCGAGCATGCAGAATGTGGAACACTGCATTTGCTGCATTGTTGTAAGTCTATAAGTATCTCATTCCGGGAGAAGCTGAATTGGATGCAGCAATGTGCGAAGGTATGTACTTTGGTActttagatttttttgatcTCACAATGTTTTTAGGGTTTGGAGTACTTGCATGGAAATAACATAATCCATCGGGGTCTTACAACTCAAAGCTTGTTACTTTTCGATGATTGTCGTATATTAAAAGTGGGTGATTTCGGAAAAGTGAATGAAGTTGAAGAAATTAGAACTGATTTCATGTTTTGCTATTTGGCTCCAGAAGTTTGCGTACGTTTCTAtactgaaaatgttttttatggttcttaattatgatttttttttcaaagaTGGAGGAAAATGACTTTACAGAAAAGACGGATGTTTTTAGCTTTAGCATTATTTTTTGGGAAGTAATCAATCGAAAAAAGCCATTTTCCGACTGTGATGTGGGTGTTGTCAGTAAATGTATAAAAGAAggtaaaaatatgtattataaatgtgtataaCATATTATAAATCTCTGACCATTATAGGTGTTCGACCGATTATTCATAAAATGACCCGCAAAGATTATAACGATATAGTATCAATAATGAAATGTTGTTGGGCCCATTCTCCAACAGATCGTCCAACGATGAGTGAAGTGTCttgtaatttaaatgatgTAACTGAGCGCTATATCAGTCGTTCAAGTTGCTAcaagaatactaaaattacACACAATGCGAAGTTTAATTGCTTAGTCCAGTGAGCAAAGGTATGTAAAATCTTTTTACGTACGTACTTCAAATTCATTCTTCTAATTTCTTTCTAGGGTATTGAAGACTTGAATTTTGTTGCCGCCAAAActagtttataatttaaaaatatttaattaaagtttcaaatgttaaatgttgaATAACATCGTTAGCGACTGTAATGTAGcagaagtatttctttattttatgttaaccAACTCTATGAAAGTAAAGGCAATTTAAGAGCAAGAAGTTTTTAAATCTCTCTCGCTCCCGCtcatattatatatctatgatttaaataaagaCGATTAATGacattattatactatacaaataaaaaaatcaaaaaaatcgtgTAGCCTTCTTGCAGCAATATTGTGAAAGAACTTCGTCTGTGTCACACACGCTTAGAAAGCAGCCGTTTCGTAGACGGTGCGCTGAGACAGACAGCGACAGTgcactatgggcaaaaagtactaaattgcggcatttttaccatttttgaaAATAGAAACATAAAActttgtacatatatttacctaaaaaataaagatagaatttgcgattttttttttcaattggaCAACGCCTTCCTCCCCACCCACCTTACCGTAAGGttataattttcgattttttttctaaaaatttatgttaaaatattttaatgtaatatatattaataaaattgtactaaatttattaaattaatctatttttagcaaattcgtattttaattttgatttggatccctgcaaaattaaataaaaaattaattagagcCCAATATTATGTTTTGTGACTCCATACCTTGGTGccagttaataatttattcttcacAAAGCTCTTCCTCCAACTCCAGGGAACTTTGCCCGAAAATATCGAGTTCACTATCTccgccttcttctacctgattatcattattgtCTGCACATGCCTATGTTATTGGAGGCTCAATATCAGGAGATTCCAAAAGAGCTATAACATCTCTTGGtaggatttttttttatagttcaATCTTTGGCATTCCTTTAGATTAATAGTTGAAAGCAGTGGGTCAGACGAATCCAATGCTCTATTAAACACATCTGATATAGTATTCAGGCGGCTGTTTTTCCTTCCATGGGAAAACATATCGCGTTTGTACAATTTCTTGCGCTCTTCTGACGCAATTACACAGAGAGCTCTTAGAGGAAGTATGGAGGTTTCCATAATTTGGTGCCAATGTACAAGTAGTTTATGCAAAATTGGAGACATTGGATACCACTCATAAGTATTAACGTATAAGTAAATTACTTACTTTAAGTTTTGATGGGCATACCTCAAACTCACATTAtgtagcaattaaaattatataaacactTTTCAAAACGGAATGCAATAATAGTGGCATTAAATTTTCTGTTTCATAGACTAGTTCAAATGGtaattttcactttaaccTTGGTCCTGCCTCAGTATACGTCAAGCGTTTACGACCAGGTTTTTCACGTGGAACATCATCTTAAGAAACTCAATTATGATCGAGAATGCAAGCCATTGCGCAGGCTTTTCTGTTGCATTTTCGTAAATTAGTTATTCAATCCGAAAAACTGAATAAGCTTATCTTTTATTAAGATTTGCTGAACATcacttaattcattttcatcgatattttgcaaaacaaactgcTTCACAGCAGTTTGCTCCAAAAATCAAGCAACGTTGAAAAATAAGACGTAAATACAACTGCAACATTGAGTTTTGCCGTAAATCGGGCAAAAACGGGCAAAAATGTTAACCACTATTTGATTGTTAACAgattaattaataacattcaGCTTAGAAAATGCCTCGACTGGCATAGACTCACAAGTTACACTCCACAGAAACAGAAATACATTTGTTCCAAGGGacctaaaaacataccaacaaCACATTGCACGATTGGACAATATATCACATGTACTAAAAATGTAGtgccaataattaatattacgattaaattccatattcaagcttgtttgtttgatttaatatttgaatataaaattgacagaaaaaatcacaaattttcccgccaatttttttttgtttagatgGTTCAGACAATAGTCTTCAAATATGGGCGAATAACAAATTACCAACGAAGtctaaattttttaaaaatatgtttcagtattcttgaagtattataattcaaaaaataaagtcaatttaatgataccgaacacaaaaaaaaatgtaaaaatgcgACCTTTGCgactttttgcccatagtgcAGTGGCAAGCACATGTGCATACATGTTTATCACTTCCGACTTTAAAAAAACCCATATTTTTTAGCtacctttttaattttttttttttgtttcattctaTGGATTCTATGAACGGAGCTGAAATCCAAACTTAAATACTTGATGTAATTTGTACTTGGCTTTTTTCCAAGCTACTTCTTATCAAGCCTTTCAAGGTCCTCACATACTTCTTAATGCATCACTAGGCATTCTTCTTTGGCCTTAGAGTTTAATTTTCTGCGAAATAATGGCGCGAAATGCCAATGtacaaaattctttaaaaacgATTACGTAATTATTATCTAAAACCGATCCCATTTCCCCTTAGACGATTATGTAACATATCCACAGCCGACTATTACAACCACTAGGAAAATACCATCTCCAGTGCGATGTCACACACATTTCTAATTGCAGTGTTGCAAAACGAAGACGCGTTAGTTTGTCAAAGAGGTGTCATAAATAAATGGGAAGCTGAAAGTTGATTAATTTCTATAGCATTTCTTACTTCTTGTAAGGTAATTTGAGTCAATTCTTAGGGATTAATCGCGATTGTTCCTTTCTAATCTTACATTAAGCAGAAAACATAGaagaaaagttaaaa
Coding sequences:
- the LOC133835502 gene encoding mitogen-activated protein kinase kinase kinase 7-like, producing the protein MDNTEINVNFKDIKLLEWIGGGGFGEVHKGIWRIHGQKTDIAVKITTYDYRNEKNKDKIAVFRKIENLQKCIHPNIIRLYGVSKTSDNRICFILEYADCGSLYEFLHRTKREASFSERIDWMLQCAKALKYLHRKKIVHRSLSTRNLLLFDKYRVLKISDIYQVKKFRIVPDPYLAPEYWDTNEIYTEKCNIFSFGIIFLEVMFRKWLNNGKT
- the LOC133836673 gene encoding mitogen-activated protein kinase kinase kinase 7-like encodes the protein MKKTYVRFMQIIKKCLNLKPENRPTMKRIVSFLGCDYRLCINVDHADLGLKDLVFTGCACSTFCTALWRRSESNGLVKHDDITDLLTTKVSLKEINCNKKLKWEILREVPKLLGLAHENIATLYGVSLNYSNKICMVVEHAECGTLHLLHCCKSISISFREKLNWMQQCAKGLEYLHGNNIIHRGLTTQSLLLFDDCRILKVGDFGKVNEVEEIRTDFMFCYLAPEVCMEENDFTEKTDVFSFSIIFWEVINRKKPFSDCDVGVVSKCIKEGVRPIIHKMTRKDYNDIVSIMKCCWAHSPTDRPTMSEVSCNLNDVTERYISRSSCYKNTKITHNAKFNCLVQ